In Neokomagataea tanensis, one genomic interval encodes:
- a CDS encoding chloride channel protein encodes MADHTPNTSAASPKPTPGGHVSSKHALRRKDRIHHLRRSARQTQTQWKRTALYWAGAVLIGIVAVLFAKLGDSAADLRERIIEWHPWVMLILSPIGFALIMWVTRTVFQGAQGSGIPQTIATLHIDDFKIVDRILSFRIALGKVLMTCLGIICGASVGREGPSVQVGAFIMHSFSRVLGQSSISARRSMILAGGAAGMAAAFNTPLAGIVFAIEELSHSFEQRTSGRTLTVVVLSGVTAIALLGNYTYFGHADVDVPVGTAWIAVLTCGILGGLAGGSFSSLIIRISRGLPKPIGPFAAKHPILFAGICGFITAVIGILSHGQTYGTGYAQSRAIFAGTEHYPASFFVLKYIAMVVSYCSGVPGGMFAPCLAVGAGIGGWVEQFLPHTNPGAVVLLGTVAYFCGVAQCPLTATIIVMEMCDNQQVTLALLATSFLAFGVSRMVCPRPLYGALADRFLEAVDRKHRGISKRRPKPPATSDERVP; translated from the coding sequence TTGGCTGATCATACACCCAACACCTCCGCCGCCTCCCCAAAACCGACCCCGGGCGGGCACGTCTCCTCCAAGCACGCTTTGCGCCGCAAAGACCGCATACACCACCTGCGCCGTTCCGCGCGCCAAACCCAAACACAGTGGAAGCGCACTGCACTTTACTGGGCCGGGGCCGTTTTAATCGGCATCGTCGCAGTTTTGTTCGCGAAATTAGGGGACAGCGCGGCCGACCTCCGCGAGCGCATCATTGAATGGCACCCTTGGGTGATGCTGATCCTGTCGCCTATCGGTTTTGCTCTCATCATGTGGGTAACACGAACCGTGTTCCAGGGGGCGCAGGGCTCCGGCATACCGCAGACAATTGCAACTCTGCACATTGACGACTTCAAAATTGTTGATCGCATTCTCTCCTTCCGCATTGCGCTCGGCAAAGTCCTCATGACATGCCTTGGGATTATCTGCGGTGCATCCGTTGGTCGCGAAGGCCCCAGTGTACAGGTGGGCGCTTTCATCATGCACAGCTTCTCGCGAGTACTCGGACAATCCAGTATTTCTGCACGCAGAAGCATGATTTTGGCTGGCGGCGCTGCAGGCATGGCTGCGGCCTTTAACACCCCCCTTGCAGGCATTGTGTTCGCCATCGAAGAATTGTCTCACTCATTCGAACAACGCACATCTGGCCGCACTCTTACCGTTGTCGTCCTTTCAGGTGTTACAGCAATCGCCCTATTGGGAAATTACACATATTTCGGCCATGCGGACGTAGACGTTCCGGTCGGAACAGCGTGGATTGCCGTTTTAACCTGCGGTATTCTGGGCGGGCTGGCCGGAGGAAGCTTTTCCTCCCTCATCATCCGCATATCGCGTGGTTTGCCTAAGCCCATCGGCCCTTTTGCGGCCAAACACCCGATCCTCTTTGCTGGCATTTGTGGGTTTATCACGGCTGTTATCGGTATTCTTTCTCACGGCCAAACATACGGCACGGGGTACGCACAATCCCGAGCCATCTTTGCTGGCACCGAGCATTATCCGGCCTCCTTCTTTGTACTTAAATACATCGCTATGGTCGTCTCGTACTGCTCAGGCGTGCCGGGCGGCATGTTTGCACCATGCCTCGCCGTTGGCGCTGGAATAGGCGGTTGGGTCGAGCAGTTCCTTCCCCACACCAACCCGGGGGCTGTCGTCCTGCTCGGAACTGTTGCATATTTTTGTGGCGTTGCTCAGTGCCCGCTTACAGCTACCATCATCGTGATGGAAATGTGCGATAACCAACAAGTTACTCTCGCACTGCTCGCAACATCCTTCCTTGCTTTCGGTGTATCACGAATGGTGTGTCCCCGCCCCCTCTACGGTGCGCTGGCAGACCGTTTCCTCGAAGCAGTAGACCGCAAGCACAGGGGCATCAGTAAAAGGCGCCCCAAACCTCCCGCCACCTCGGACGAACGCGTTCCCTAA